The proteins below are encoded in one region of Lactuca sativa cultivar Salinas chromosome 3, Lsat_Salinas_v11, whole genome shotgun sequence:
- the LOC111921848 gene encoding uncharacterized protein LOC111921848 yields the protein MTLLEMQENVLQRFSVSVSVGQCQRVRDIAMGIIEGKLEDHYAKVWEYATAIRLSNPGTTFLVGVESNMGCNYFKMFYVEFKAFIDGWNRRCGRVIGLDDNHVYPIAWEVLNVENKDNWTWFIKNLVADLDLGAGNELVVILEQHKGLLQTVADLLPHVEHRESVENGVAECFNGMINEIRKKPLLKMLEEIRILLMKRFFHQGQEVAKWRGNYGPNIQLKLDEYGKDMRL from the exons ATGACATTGCTAGAGATGCAAGAAAATGTGCTACAAAGGTTTTCAGTTAGTGTATCTGTTGGGCAATGCCAAAGAGTAAGGGATATTGCAATGGGGATAATAGAAGGGAAGTTAGAAGACCACTATGCCAAGGTTTGGGAGTATGCAACTGCAATTAGGTTGAGTAATCCAGGTACAACTTTCTTGGTGGGGGTAGAAAGTAATATGGGGTGTAActatttcaaaatgttttatgttgAATTCAAGGCTTTCATAGATGGATGGAATAGACGATGTGGAAGGGTAATAGGACTAGATG ACAACCATGTCTACCCAATAGCATGGGAAGTTCTGAATGTTGAAAATAAGGACAATTGGACCTGGTTCATTAAGAATTTGGTTGCTGATTTGGATCTTGGTGCTGGTAATGAACTGGTTGTTATCTTAGAACAACATAAG GGACTTCTACAGACTGTGGCAGACCTACTCCCCCATGTTGAGCACAGAGAAT CAGTAGAGAATGGGGTAGCAGAATGCTTCAATGGCATGATCAACGAAATAAGGAAGAAGCCTCTACTCAAAATGCTTGAGGAAATAAGGATTCTCCTTATGAAAAGGTTTTTTCATCAAGGTCAAGAGGTAGCAAAATGGAGGGGTAATTATGGGCCTAACATACAACTAAAGCTTGATGAATATGGGAAAGATATGAG GTTGTAG